The following are encoded in a window of Palaemon carinicauda isolate YSFRI2023 chromosome 31, ASM3689809v2, whole genome shotgun sequence genomic DNA:
- the LOC137624677 gene encoding uncharacterized protein produces the protein MAVAKVSQNHVIHMVDVNRFSDYYKLLRVTCRVMNVFKCRSFKGMLREPTVQGIIKAELMWVREMQRDMTDWKVRLRRLGPSIKNGVIEVGQIISKWLKENWNREDYMLLPANHPVTRFYISFVHGVDHAGIETTLAKLQRKFGIPTARKIIKAIKNRCVTCRKLTKKLEDQCMGQMRIERMKPAPPFYYTAIDLFGPLTIRGRVKRRTHGKAFGVIFNYLVTRAVHLDLAEGYSTDDFLTTFQRFIAIRGAPEVIYSDKGTQLISASKKIENIGEKEGVTCIFNMPSDAPWYNGASEALIKSVKRCLCISVGDSELNFGELQTALFGIANLMNERPIGTKPGFSL, from the coding sequence ATGGCTGTTGCTAAAGTAAGTCAGAACCATGTTATACACATGGTTGATGTTAATAGATTTAGTGATTATTACAAACTACTAAGAGTTACATGTagggtaatgaatgttttcaaatgcAGATCCTTTAAGGGTATGCTGAGAGAACCAACAGTTCAAGGAATTATTAAAGCAGAACTAATGTGGGTAAGAGAGATGCAAAGGGACATGACTGATTGGAAAGTAAGGCTCAGAAGATTAGGACCTTCAATTAAGAATGGAGTCATAGAAGTAGGACAAATAATTTCTAAATGGCTAAAGGAAAATTGGAATAGAGAAGACTATATGTTGCTACCAGCAAATCATCCAGTTACTAGATTTTATATATCATTTGTACATGGGGTTGACCATGCAGGCATAGAGACTACTTTggcaaaattacaaagaaaattcgGGATTCCAACGGCCAGAAAAATAATAAAGGCAATAAAAAATCGATGTGTGACATGTAGGAAGTTAACAAAGAAGTTAGAAGACCAATGCATGGGTCAAATGAGGATAGAAAGAATGAAACCTGCTCCACCTTTCTATTACACAGCTATAGATTTGTTTGGACCCTTAACAATAAGAGGCAGGGTTAAAAGGAGAACTCATGGTAAAGCCTTTGgtgttatatttaattatttagttaCTAGAGCTGTTCACTTAGATTTGGCTGAAGGATACAGTACTGATGATTTTCTGACCACATTTCAAAGGTTTATTGCTATTAGAGGAGCTCCTGaagttatatattcagataagggaACTCAGTTGATATCAGCaagcaagaaaatagaaaatattggaGAAAAGGAAGGGGTAACTTGTATCTTTAATATGCCTAGTGACGCACCTTGGTATAATGGGGCAAGTGAAGCCCTGATCAAATCTGTCAAAAGGTGTCTTTGTATTAGTGTGGGAGATTCTGAATTGAATTTTGGAGAGTTACAAACTGCTTTGTTTGGTATTGCTAATCTGATGAATGAAAGACCAATTGGTACAAAACCTGGATTTAGTTTATAG
- the LOC137624678 gene encoding uncharacterized protein, protein MGVQEELVALKRKRAISKVKFTRKVTMCNEGINRGDDLLVLTKNYEEMVEAFKFLEYQNDELIHFICENEDKLADSNLEEEAQQYILDSERLKCEVSAKIFKGVQDVKATDKSKVKVKKFEPPMFEGNLRNYPTFKEDYENLVKSIYGSDPYALKMCLGGEALQAVKGSEGNYDEMIQRLDDKFRYSRKIVDLVVGELRSLKKIYDNDTKGFIKIVDQVEQCWLDLKKVNLSDELNSANVVSHIEKVLPSLQKREWVIKADEVSVTSNLFLELLKFLQKEREILEYMNSNVRSSGSDNKATVHHVDSTVDNESEFIKLVKKIGEEQSIKNEEFESCIVNLTEMVKGIKPKADSKRIGCLLHNSIGHDITECYRFNGCGSKERFEIIKGNGICFRGLRGYHTARSCNVGTLCDVIIEGKGPCNRNHHPLLHSDRVENSIHKAISEKGFAVLLNISMVNSKNMLVSVLWDPGADISFTTNRMGKKLGLSGKHINSSMIKVGNAVEYHSSNEYCVPLIDKSGKVWNVNAVGINEITAKIKKVDLSRVSELFEGISNLKLNRPHGEIYMLIGANYCEILPRVVETNKSLQLLENQFGFSIRGRHDEITNQVNTSNHVTVRIHKLSSSVNLNEINTEPTENLKDQLDKYFAIEEMGTRCNPQCIKCMCRGCPGLNYISLKEEKEMKLIDEGLTYGEKQKCWFVRYPWIRDPNQLKNNIKVANARLRTTENRLRKLGNENAMKYQKEIEDMVRRGVARKLTNKEIQEYNGPIHYIHHHKVLKPESSSTPVRIFFNSSASYMGQRLNDIWAKGPDILNSLLGVLCRFGQDNIAIVGDIAKMYHTVKLSTLDEHTHRFVWRDLDDSRPPDQYVLTTVTFGDRPSGTIDMVALRHTVEQFGKESPDVQDMIINNTYVDDILYSTDAIENTIKLIQDTEREILTRKKILSQIASLYDPLGLVIPVLLKAKILMRSMISKRNSNGGGIKWDNPLHDSMMNEWKAFFKELYGLESLTFRRPLKPSNVFGKPKLVIFSDGSTQAYGAFAYVRWQISDNKFESSLIMAKNKIAPVKQMSIPRLELCGALIVARMRELIVKEFSWEFESVYHIGDSIIVRSQIQKESHGFNTFVAVRIAEIQIKTDSREWWWVDSIQNVADMTSKPCSPEKMVKILPGKMDQNS, encoded by the exons ATGGGTGTGCAAGAGGAACTCGtcgccctgaagaggaagagggcaATCAGCAAAGTTAAGTTCACCAGGAAGGTAACTATGTGCAATGAAGGAATTAATCGAGGTGATGATTTATTAGTGTTAACGAAGAACTATGAGGaaatggttgaagcctttaaattCTTAGAGTATCAAAATGATGAATTGATACATTTTATATGTGAAAACGAGGATAAGCTAGCCGATAGTAATTTAGAAGAAGAAGCCCAACAATATATTCTAGATAGTGAAAGATTAAAATGTGAAGTTAGTGCAAAAATATTCAAAGGTGTCCAGGATGTAAAGGCAACAGATAAATCAAAGGTTAAAGTAAAGAAATTTGAACCACCAATGTTCGAAGGTAATTTAAGAAACTATCCAACTTTTAAGGAAGATTATGAGAATTTAGTTAAGAGTATATATGGCTCTGATCCATATGCTCTCAAAATGTGTCTAGGTGGAGAAGCACTTCAAGCAGTGAAGGGCTCAGAGGGTAATTATGATGAAATGATTCAGCGTTTGGATGATAAATTTAGGTATTCCAGAAAGATTGTAGACTTAGTGGTTGGTGAGCTTAGATCTCTAAAgaaaatttatgataatgatacCAAAGGATTTATTAAAATAGTCGATCAGGTTGAGCAATGTTGGCttgatttaaaaaaggtaaatctcTCTGATGAACTTAATAGTGCAAACGTTGTCAGCCATATAGAAAAGGTTTTACCTTCACTTCAAAAGAGAGAATGGGTAATTAAAGCAGATGAGGTATCAGTAACTAGCAATCTGTTTCTTGAGTTGTTGAAGTTCTTACAGAAGGAGAGAGAAATTTTGGAATATATGAATTCTAATGTTAGGAGTAGCGGTAGTGATAATAAGGCAACAGTCCATCATGTTGACAGCACAGTTGATAATGAATCGGAATTCATAAAATTGGTGAAAAAAATCGGGGAAGAACAAAGTATAAAAAATGAGGAATTTGAATCTTGTATTGTTAACTTGACAGAAATGGTTAAAGGTATTAAACCTAAGGCAGATAGTAAGAGGATAGGATGCCTGTTACACAATTCAATTGGTCATGATATAACAGAATGTTATAGATTTAATGGTTGTGGTAGCAAAGAAAGATTTGAGATTATAAAAGGTAATGGAATATGTTTTAGGGGTCTAAGGGGATATCATACTGCTCGTAGCTGCAATGTTGGTACATTGTGTGATGTCATCATTGAAGGTAAAGGGCCATGCAATCGTAATCATCATCCACTGTTACATTCCGATAGAGTAGAAAATAGTATTCACAAAGCGATATCAGAAAAGGGATTTGCGGTGTTATTGAATATCAGTATGGTGAATAGTAAGAACATGCTTGTTAGTGTATTGTGGGATCCAGGAGCGGATATTTCATTCACAACAAATAGAATGGGTAAGAAATTGGGTTTAAGTGGAAAGCATATAAATTCATCCATGATCAAGGTGGGCAATGCGGTTGAATATCACTCAAGCAACGAATATTGTGTGCCACTAATTGATAAATCTGGTAAGGTTTGGAATGTGAATGCTGTTGGAATTAATGAAATAACAGCCAAAATCAAGAAAGTAGACTTATCCAGGGTATCTGAACTTTTTGAGGGAATATCAAACTTAAAGCTGAATCGCCCACATGGGGAAATTTATATGCTTATTGGTGCTAATTATTGTGAAATATTGCCAAGGGTTGTTGAAACAAATAAGAGTCTCCAGTTGCTAGAAAATCAGTTTGGGTTCAGCATACGTGGTAGACATGATGAAATTACTAATCAAGTTAATACTAGTAATCATGTGACTGTGAGAATTCATAAACTTTCAAGTTCAGTAAATTTGAATGAAATCAATACTGAGCCAACAGAAAATCTAAAGGATCAGTTAGATAAATATTTTGCCATAGAAGAAATGGGGACAAGGTGTAATCCACAATGTATCAAATGTATGTGCAGAGGTTGTCCTGGACTCAATTATATAAGtctgaaagaagaaaaggaaatgaaattgattGACGAAGGATTAACGTATGGTGAGAAACAGAAATGCTGGTTTGTAAGGTATCCTTGGATAAGAGATCCAAATcaattgaaaaataacataaaggtAGCAAATGCCAGGTTAAGAACAACAGAGAATAGATTAAGGAAACTTGGGAATGAGAATGcaatgaaatatcagaaagagattgAAGATATGGTTAGAAGGGGAGTAGCTAGGAAATTAACTAATAAGGAGATTCAAGAGTACAACGGCCCAATTCACTATATTCATCATCATAAGGTGTTGAAGCCAGAATCTAGTTCAACCCCAGTGCGCATTTTCTTCAATTCTTCAGCATCTTATATGGGACAGAGGTTAAACGATATTTGGGCTAAGGGGCCTGATATTTTGAACAGTTTGCTGGGAGTGTTGTGTAGATTTGGGCAAGATAATATAGCCATAGTGGGTGACATAGCAAAGATGTACCATACTGTAAAACTCAGCACACTAGATGAACATACACATAGATTTGTATGGAGGGACTTGGATGATAGTAGGCCACCTGATCAGTATGTTCTTACCACAGTAACATTTGGAGATAGGCCCAGTGGTACTATAGATATGGTAGCTTTGAGACATACAGTAGAACAATTCGGTAAGGAATCCCCGGATGTACAagatatgattattaataatacatatgtagatgatatactgTATTCTACTGATGCCATTGAGAATACAATCAAATTGATACAGGATACTGAAAGG GAAATATTAACACGCAAAAAGATATTGAGTCAAATTGCATCGTTGTATGATCCATTAGGGTTGGTTATTCCAGTATTACTCAAAGCTAAGATCTTGATGAGATCCATGATTTCCAAAAGAAACTCGAATGGTGGTGGAATCAAGTGGGATAATCCACTTCATGATTCCATGATGAACGAATGGAAAGCGTTTTTCAAAGAATTGTATGGACTGGAGTCATTAACTTTTAGAAGACCCTTAAAGCCATCTAATGTTTTTGGTAAGCCGAAGCTAGTAATATTTTCTGATGGTAGCACGCAAGCATATGGGGCTTTTGCATATGTGAGGTGGCAAATCAGTGATAATAAGTTTGAATCAAGTCTGATAATGGCGAAAAATAAGATTGCACCAGTGAAACAAATGTCTATTCCTCGTCTGGAATTATGTGGTGCTCTCATAGTTGCTAGGATGAGAGAACTCATAGTAAAGGAGTTTTCATGGGAGTTTGAGTCAGTCTATCACATAGGTGACTCGATAATTGTAAGATCACAAATTCAAAAGGAGTCCCATGGATTCAACACATTTGTTGCTGTACGCATTGCAGAGATACAAATAAAAACTGATTCAAGGGAATGGTGGTGGGTTGATTCGATTCAAAATGTTGCTGATATGACCTCTAAACCGTGTAGTCCAGAAAAAATGGTGAAAATTCTGCCTGGCAAAATGGACCAAAATTCCTAA